The genomic segment GGGTCTGTTCGTCATGCTTCCGGCTTCTGAGGTCAATGCCGCCACGTGGACGACGCACACCAAGAAGTACTCGCAGACGAAAAGCTTCTACTCCAAACCGCTCAAGCGCTGCGTTCGCACCACCCTGTCCGGTAAGGTGACCTTTAAGTACGGTTACATTGTGGGTCGATACACCTACAAGGACATCAAGATCATCGAGCCGAAGATGACGACGAAGGTCCTGACCAAGTGCTCGGGTGGTAAGGCTGCCACCACCACGAAGATGGAGATGACCCAGCGCTGGTACGAAAGCCGTAAGTGCGAAATGGACGTCGACGTCTCGGTGGGTGCCCCGTGGAGCGTCTCGGCGACCCCGACGGTGGAGTGCGGCTCGCGCAAGGCTGGCACTCGCAAGTCCGTGTACGGTAACAAGAACAAGACTTACACCCAGTCCAGCACGGGCCGGCCGGTTTACTTCAAGGGGAAGCTGGAGATTCGGCACGCGCCCACCGGCAAGAATGACCGGAGGTTCTGCATGTCTGGTCGTCCGACGGTGCAGGCGTACATCAAGAATAACTCCGATGCTTGGGCGCAGACGATGAGGTTCTGCTTCAAGCCGTAAAAAAGCGGAAGTAACCAATAAATCGAAAGGGTTCCCGGTGTTGAATTCTGACACCGGGAACCCGCTTTTTCGTTGTGCGGCGCAGCGGAATTCCGGGTAGGTGGTGCTCCGGGGCGGGTGGCGCACGGAAGGTCTCATGGAGATAACGGAGAAGTTCCCACAGGGCTTGGATTTTACATAGACGTAACATCATTGGCCGGTTGGTTACGTGGCTGAAATGTTCCGTAGCGTCGATGGAAACCGGGTTTGGCGAGTCTGTGGCGCATCTTGGCCCCGACGCCCGCACGGGCCGTTCCAACGACGAGGAGACACCGGCATTGAACGGCACAGATACCGGATTCGTATTGATCAGTGCAGCGCTCGTCATGGTGATGACGCCTGGACTGGCGCTCTTCTACGGTGGCATGGTCCGCTCCAAGAGCGTGCTCAACATGCTGATGATGTCCTTCATCTCGCTTGGCATCGTGAGCGTGTTGTGGGTGCTGTACGGGCACTCCCTCGCCTTCAGCGGTGATTCGGGCGGCTTCATCGGCAACCTGGACATGATCGGGCTCAAGGGCGTCGACGCCGCCAGTACCACGGCCAGCTTCGTGACGGACGAGAACGGCAAAGCGCACCAGATCGCGACGTTCGCCTTCTCTCTCTTCCAGATGCTGTTCGCCGTCATCACTGCGGCCCTGATCAGCGGCGCCATCGCCGACCGCGTCAAGTTCGGCGCGTGGATGATCTTCATCGGCCTATGGGTCACCGCGGTGTATTTCCCGGTCGCCCACTGGGTCTGGGGCGGCGGCTGGCTCGCCAGCCTCGACACCCCGGTGATCGACTTCGCCGGTGGTACCGCGGTCCACATCAACGCCGGTATCGCCGCGCTCGCAGTGGTCCTCGTGATCGGCAAACGCGTCGGCTTCAAGAAGGACCCGATGCGGCCGCACAACATGCCGCTGGTCCTGCTTGGCACCGCCCTGCTCTGGTTCGGCTGGTTCGGCTTCAACGCCGGCTCCGAGCTCGGCGTCGACGGCGTCACCGCCCAGATGGCGATCAACACGCAGGTCGCGACCGGTGCCGCCATGCTCGGCTGGCTCATCTACGAGCGCATCCGGCACGGCGCCTTCACCACGCTCGGCGCCTGCTCCGGTGCCGTCGCCGGTCTCGTCGCGATCACCCCGTCCGGCGGCAACGTCAACATCTTCGGTGCCCTGCTCATCGGTGTCGTCGCCGGTGCCGTCTGCTCCTGGGCCGTCAGCCTCAAGTACAAGCTCGGTTACGACGACTCCCTGGACGTCGTGGGCGTCCACCTCGTCGGCGGTGTCCTCGGCACCCTGATGGTCGGCTTCCTCGCCATCGACGGCAAGGGCGGCTGGGACCAGTTCCTGTCGCAGGCGATTGGTGCTTTCTCGGTGATGGGCTACACCTTTGTGGTGACCTACATCCTCGCCTTCGCCATCCAGAAGACGATCGGCTTCCGCGCCTCCGAGGACGACGAGATCAGCGGCATCGACCAGGCCGCGCACGCCGAGACCGCATACGACTTCAGCTCGGCAGCCAGTTCCCACATGTCCGCCACCCCGAGCAGCGTCGCTGCCACTGAGAGCAAGAAGGTCGGGGCATGAAGCTGATCACCGCGGTCGTCAAGCCGCACCGGCTCGACGAGATCAAGGAAGCCCTGCAGGCCTTCGGGGTGCACGGCCTTACGGTGACCGAGGCCAGTGGGTACGGTCGGCAGCGGGGCCACACGGAGGTGTACCGGGGTGCCGAGTACACGGTGGACCTGGTTCCCAAGATCCGTATCGAGGTGCTCGCCGAGGACGACGACGCCGAGCAGTTGATCGACGTCATCGTCAAGGCCGCCCGCACCGGCAAGATCGGTGACGGCAAGGTCTGGTCCCTCCCGGTCGAGACGGCCGTTCGGGTCCGGACCGGCGAGCGCGGCCCGGACGCGCTCTGATCGAAGAGAAGAACAGGAGTCGCTGGGTGACGAGTACGGACGTACGTACGGATGCAGAGGACTCGGGACCCAGCGGCTATGCGGCGGCCCGGCTGCGCCTCCTCCAGGAGGAGGCGCAGTCCGGGCCGCCGCGCCGTTCGGCCCTGGCCGAGCTGACCGACGACTGGCTCGCCGGCCTCTTTGGGGCGGGCGCCGCCGAGTCGCGCGGGGTCTCCCTCGTGGCCGTCGGAGGATACGGGCGCGGCGAGCTCTCGCCCCGCAGCGATCTCGATCTGCTGCTCCTGCACGACGGGTCCGACGGGGCGGCGGTGGCCGCGCTGGCCGACCGCATCTGGTATCCCGTCTGGGATCTGGGGCTGGCCCTCGACCACTCCGTGCGCACCCCCGCCGAGGCCCGCAAGACCGCCGGCGAGGACCTCAAGGTGCAACTGGGGCTGCTGGACGCCCGGCACATCGCCGGTGATCTGGGCCTGACCGCCGGACTGCGGACCGCCGTCCTCGCCGACTGGCGCAACCAGGCGCCCAAACGCCTCCCGGAACTCCAGGAGCTGTGCGCCGAGCGGGCCGAGCGGCAGGGGGAGCTGCAGTACCTGCTGGAACCGGACCTCAAGGAGGCGCGCGGCGGACTGCGCGACGCCACCGCCCTGCGCGCCGTCGCCGCCTCCTGGCTCGCCGACGCCCCGCGCGAGGGGCTCGCCGACGCCCGGCGCAGGCTCCTCGACGTACGGGACGCGCTGCATCTCGCCACCGGCCGCGCGACCGACCGGCTCGCGCTCCAGGAGCAGGACCAGGTCGCCGCCGAGCTGGGACTGCTGGACGCCGACACCCTGCTGCGCCAGGTGTACGAGGCGGCGAGAGTCATCTCCTACGCCAGTGATGTGACCTGGCGTGAAGTGGGGCGCGTGCTGCGGTCGCGCGCCGTGCGGCCCCGGCTGCGCGCCATGCTCGGCGGTGCGAAGCCGGCCCCCGAGCGGTCGCCGCTGGCCGAGGGCGTGGTCGAGCAGGACGGGGAGGTCGTGCTCGCGCGCGCCGCCCGGCCCGATCGGGACCCGGTGCTGCCGCTGCGCGCCGCCGCCGCTGCCGCCCAGGCCGGACTGCCGCTGTCCCTGCACGCCGTACGACGCCTGGCGGCCGCTGCCCGGCCGCTGCCCACACCCTGGCCCGCGGAGGCGCGCGAGCAGCTCGTCACCCTGCTGGGTTCCGGACGCCCGACCGTCGACGTCTGGGAGGCGCTGGAGGCCGAAGGCCTCATCACGCACCTGCTGCCCGACTGGGAGCGGGTGCGCTGCCGGCCCCAGCGCAACGCCGTGCACATCTGGACCGTCGACCGGCACCTCATCGAGACCGCGGTCCAGGCCTCCGAGATGACCCGCCGGGTCCACCGGCCCGACCTCCTGCTCGTCGCCGCGCTGCTGCACGACATCGGCAAGGGCTGGCCCGGGGACCACTCCGTGGCCGGCGAGATCATCGCCAAGGACGTGGCGGCCAGGATCGGCTTCGACCGCGAGGACGTGGCGGTGCTCTCCACCCTCGTACGCCATCATCTGCTGCTCGTCGACACCGCCACCCGGCGTGACCTGGAGGACCCGGCCACCGTCCGGTCCGTGGCCGACGCCGTCGGATCGCCGGGCACGCTCGAACTGCTGCACGCGCTGACCGAGTCGGACGCGCTGGCCACCGGGCCCGCCGCCTGGTCGTCGTGGCGTGCCTCGCTCGTGTCCGAGCTGGTCCAGCGGGTCGACGCGCTGTTCGCCGGGGACGCCCCGCAGGAGCCGGAGCCCGGCGAGATCAGCGCCGAACAGGAGCGGCTCGCCATCGAGGCGTTCCGCACGGGCGGCCCGGTGCTGTCGCTGCGCGCGCAGACGGAGGCCGCCCCCGAGGAGAAGGACGAGAAGGCCGACCCCGAGCCGCTCGGCGTGGAACTCCTCATCGCCGTCCCCGACCAGGCGGGCGTCCTGCCCGCGGTCGCCGGCGTTCTCGCCATGCACCGGCTCACCGTGCGCACGGCCGAACTGCGGACGTTCGACCTCCCGGACGGCGTCGAGGGCTCGGTACTGCTGCTGAACTGGCGGGTGGCCGCCGAGTACGGCTCCCTGCCCCAGGCGGCCCGGCTCCGCGCCGATCTCGTCCGGGCCCTGGACGGCTCGCTGGACATCGCCGGGCGACTGGCCGAGCGGGACGCGGCCTACCCCCGGCGGCGGGGTGTCGTCGCGCCCCCGCCGCGCGTCACGGTTGCCGCGGCGGCCTCCCGACACGCCACGGTCATCGAGGTACGCGCCCAGGACGCACCCGGGCTCCTGCACCGGATCGGGCGCGCCCTGGAGGACTCGCACGTACGGATGCGCAGCGCGCACGTCAGCACGCTCGGCGCCAACGCCGTGGACGCCTTCTACGTGACCGGGCCGAAGGGGGCACCGCTGCCGGGCGACGAGGCGGCGTCCGTGGCGCGGAAGCTGGAGGAGACCCTGCGCGGCTGACACACGACGGGTACGGGGCCCGCCCGGCCCCGTACCCGTGCGGGCCGGGCTCCGTCACCACTATCCACAGGGGTGGAGACCCGACCACACCCAGACAGATACCCTGGAGGGCAGCCCACCCTGCCCCCGACTCCGAGGACCGACACCGCCGTGTTCGATACGCTCTCCGATCGCCTCTCAGCGACTTTCAAGAACCTGCGCGGCAAGGGGCGCCTTTCCGAGGCGGACATCGACGCCACGGCGCGCGAGATCCGCATCGCGCTCCTGGAGGCGGACGTCGCGCTGCCGGTCGTCCGGGGCTTCATCAAGAACGTCAAGGAGCGCGCGCTCGGCGCCGAGGTCTCCAAGGCGCTGAACCCCGCCCAGCAGGTCCTCAAGATCGTCAACGAGGAGCTGGTCAGGATCCTCGGCGGCGAGACCCGCCGCCTGCGCTTCGCCAAGAACCCGCCGACCGTGATCATGCTCGCGGGTCTCCAGGGTGCCGGTAAGACGACCCTCGCGGGCAAGCTGGGCCGCTGGCTGAAGGAGCAGGGCCACTCGCCGCTCCTCGTCGCCTGTGACCTCCAGCGCCCGAACGCGGTCAACCAGCTCAGCGTCGTGGCCGAGCGCGCCGGCGTGGCGGTCTACGCCCCCGAGCCGGGCAACGGCGTGGGTGACCCGGTCAAGGTCGCCAAGGACTCCATCGAGTTCGCCAAGTCGAAGGTCCACGACATCGTGGTCGTCGACACCGCGGGCCGGCTGGGCATCGACCAGGAGATGATGCGGCAGGCCGCCGACATCCGGGACGCGGTCTCCCCGGACGAGATCCTCTTCGTCGTCGACGCGATGATCGGTCAGGACGCCGTCAACACGGCCGAGGCCTTCCGGGACGGCGTCGGCTTCGACGGCGTGGTCCTCTCCAAGCTCGACGGTGACGCCCGCGGTGGTGCCGCCCTGTCGATCGCCTCCGTCACCGGCAAGCCGATCATGTTCGCGTCGAACGGCGAGAAGCTCGACGAGTTCGACGCGTTCCACCCGGACCGGATGGCCTCCCGCATCCTCGACATGGGTGACCTGCTCACCCTGATCGAGCAGGCGGAGAAGACCTTCAGCCAGGAAGAGGCCGCCAAGATGGCCTCCAAGCTGGCGTCCAAGAAGGGCCAGGACTTCACGCTCGACGACTTCCTGGCCCAGATGGAGCAGGTCAGGAAGATGGGCAGCATCAGCAAGCTGCTCGGCATGCTGCCCGGCATGGGCCAGATCAAGGACCAGATCAACAACATCGACGAGCGCGACGTCGACCGCACGGCCGCGATCATCAAGTCGATGACCCCGGCCGAGCGCCAGGAGCCGACGATCATCAACGGCTCGCGCCGTGCCCGTATCGCCAAGGGCTCCGGTGTCGAGGTCAGCGCGGTGAAGAGCCTCGTCGAGCGGTTCTTCGAGGCCCGCAAGATGATGTCCCGCATGGCCCAGGGCGGTGGCATGCCCGGCATGCCCGGGATGCCCGGCATGGGTGGTGGCCCCGGTCGCAGCAAGAAGCAGCCCAAGCAGGCCAAGGGCAAGCAGCGCTCGGGCAACCCGATGAAGCGCAAGCAGCAGGAGCAGGAGGAGGCCGCCCGCCGGGCCGCCGCGGCCCAGGGCGGTGCCCTCGGACTGCCGGGCCAGCAGGGCGCTCAGGACTTCGAGCTGCCGGACGAGTTCAAGAAGTTCATGGGCTGACCCGCCCACAACGGCGGACGCCGCGTGACCGGCCGGGGGGTGTGGCCGGGCGCGCGGCGCCGGGTGCCGTGTGCGTGGACGGCATGTGTGGTGTCGCTCGTGGTGCTTCTGGTGGCAACTCCCGTACGCAGATGTGTTGTTCCCCTGGACGATGCGCCAGGCTATGGCTGCCGCGCGGCGCTTGGCCAAGCGAAAGCGCTACCGGCCCGCTTTCTTCACACCATTCACACCCGCGTCGGAAGAAGTCTCGAAGACCTTCTCAGTGTTCCCCACAACGTTCGGGGAGCGCCCCGAAGTCCTCAAGGCGTGCCCCGCATCGCTCAGGGCGTCCGCGCGATCAGGTAGCGGAACACGTTCGGCATCCAGACCGTGCCGTCCCGGCGGCGGTGGGGGTGCAGGGCCTCGGTCAGTTCCTTGTCCACCTGTGCCTGGTCGGTGGCCCTGATCGCCGCGTCGAACAGGCCGGTCGACAGCAGCCCCCGTACCGCGTTGTCCACGTTGGCGTACCCGAAGGGGCAGGCCACGCGTCCCGAGCCGTCCGGTTTCAGGCCGGCCCGCTGGGCGACCTCCTCCAGGTCGTCCCGCAGCGCCGGACGCCAACTGCCCGCGCTGCGCAGAGGGTCGGCGAGCTTCGTGGCCACGCGGAGCACGGTGGACGTGGTGCAGCGTTCCGGCGGGCCCCAGCCGGCCAGGATCACCGGAGCACCGCGTTCCGCCAGCGGGGTCGCCGCGGCGAGCAGTTCGCCGAGGCCCTCGGAGTCCCCGGCCAGACAGCCGATCGGCTCGAAGGCGGTCACCAGGTTGTACGGCGGGTCCCCGGGGCCGCGGACCGCGTCCTCGGGGACACCGTCGACGACCCGTGTGCCGACACGCGCGCGCGTGCCCCACCCTTCCGGCTGCAGTCGCTCCCGCGCGAGTGCCGTTCTCTCCGGCGACCCCGAGTCGACGCCGGTGACCGAGGCTCCCCGCGACGCCGCCATCAGCAGCGCGAGCCCCGACCCGCAGCCGAGGCCGAGCAGGCGCGTCCCGGTACCGACGTCGAGCCGCCGGTGGACGGCCTCGTACAGCGGCACCAGCATCCGTTCCTGAATCTCGGCCCAGTCACGCGCGCGTGCACACCGGTCCACGCGGGGTGTGGCCCCCGCGCGAGGCAGTTGCTGCCGCACGAGCGTAGGTGTCATATCGAAAGCGCCCCAATCCGCCGTGAGTTGCCGTTGCCGGATTTCCTGGCCCCCGTGGCAGTGCGCGCTCGCACTCCCCCCCCGTATGCCAGGAAACTCCCCGCCCGGCGAGTCGTCCAGGGGTCTCGGACACCTGCTTGCGTACTGTCCGTGCGCGGGCAAAAGAATTCACATCCCCGCAACGTGGACCCGTACCATCGCGCCATGGCAAAGGCTCCCGTACTCACGCCCCGCGCGGACGACTTCCCGCGCTGGTACCAGGATCTGATCACCAAGGCCGAACTGGCCGACAACGGTCCGGTGCGCGGCACCATGGTCATCCGACCGTACGGGTACGGGCTGTGGGAGCGGATGCAGCAGGAGATGGACGCCCGGATCAAGGAGACGGGCACCCAGAACGCGTACTTCCCGCTCCTGATCCCGCAGTCCTACCTCGCCCGGGAGGCCGAGCACGTCGAGGGCTTCGCGCCCGAGCTGGCCGTGGTGACGCACGGCGGCGGCAAGGACCTCGAAGAGCCCGCCGTGGTCCGCCCCACCTCCGAGATGATCATCAATGACTACTTCTCGAAGTGGGTGCAGAGCTACCGCGACCTGCCGCTGCTGATCAACCAGTGGGCGAACGTGGTCCGTTGGGAGCTGCGCCCCCGGCTCTTCCTCCGCACGAGCGAGTTCCTCTGGCAGGAGGGCCACACGGCGCACGCGACGTACGAGGAGGCGCGCGACTTCGCCGCGCACATCCACCGGGAGGTCTACGAGGACTTCATGGTGAACGTCCTCGCGATGGACGTCGTCCCCGGCCGCAAGACCGTCAAGGAGCGCTTCGCGGGCGCCATCAACACCCTCACGCTCGAAGGCATGATGGGCGACGGCAAGGCCCTCCAGATGGCCACCAGCCACGAGCTGGGCCAGAACTTCGCCAAGGCCTTCAACACCCGGTATCTGTCGAAGGAAGGCAAGCAGGAGCTCGTCTGGCAGACATCCTGGGGCTCCACCACCCGCATGATCGGCGCCCTGGTGATGATGCACGGCGACGACAACGGCCTGCGGGTCCCGCCCCGGCTGGCCCAGGTCCAGGCCGTCGTCCTCGCGATCAAGGGCGACGACGCGGTTCTGGCCAAGGTCCGCGAGCTCGGCGCCCAGCTGAAGGCGGCCGGCATCCGCGTCAAGGTGGACGACCGTACGGACATCCCGTTCGGCCGCCGCGCCGTCGACTGGGAACTCAAGGGCGTCCCCGTACGCATCGAGGTCGGCCCCCGTGACCTGGAGAACGGCACCGCGATGCTCGCCCGTCGCATCCCGGGCGGCAAGGAGCCGGTCGCCCTCGACTCGCTGGTACACCTGCTGCCCACCGTCTTCGAAGAGGACCAGGCGCTCCTCCTGAAGCAGTCGCGCGAGCGCCGCGAGTCCCGTACGACCGAGGTGTCCACCCTCGACGAGGCGATCGAGGCCGCCGCGGGCGGCGGCTGGGCGCGTATCCCCTGGTCGAGGCTGGGAGAGGACGGCGAGACCAAGCTCGGGGAGCACGCGGTGACCGTACGGTGTCTGGTCGCCGCGGACGGGTCGGTGCCCGACTCCTACGACGCACCCGGTAACGTCGCCGTCGTGGCGCGCGCTTACTAGAGCACCCCGTTCCGCCGGGAGAGCGACCGAAACGCCCCTTGCACATCAGCCGACCACAGGTGCCCCCGACGCGCGGACCTCGCTACGCGTCGGGGCGTACGTGTTACTACGTACCGCCTTGTGGGGAGCTGCGAGGCTTCTCCGCAGATCAGCGCACCCGCCCTCGTCAGGACGCACTAGTGGCAACTGACGGGTACGTGCAAATTATTTGGGATGGCCCGGAATCGGAACACAGGGGCACTCCGGCTCGTTGTCATTACGTGAGCACGACACAGACACCACCTGTTCTCGCCGCAGAACTGGCACAGGCGTGGGCCGACATTCAACGGCACCACCCCGAGCTGCCGGATCTTGCCGCTCCCGAGTCCCTGATCGGGGAGTCGTCGTCCGCCTGCGGGCACGAACTCTCCTTCGAGCGACTGCTCCATGAGGCAGTCCATGGCATCGCCGCCGCGCGTGGAGTCCGCGACACCTCCCGGGCGGGCCGGTACCACAACCGCAGATTCCTCGCGATCGCCGAGGAGCTCGGCCTCGACCACCCCGAGGAACCGCATCCCAGCAGCGGTTTCTCGCTGGTCACGCTCAACCCCGAGGCCAAGCGTCGCTACCGCCCGACCATCGACAGACTGCAGCGCGCCCTCAAGGCCCACACCGCCGCGACCTCCGCGGACACGGCCCGCAGCTTCCGGGGCCCGGCCGCCCGCCACGGGTCCTC from the Streptomyces sp. NBC_00310 genome contains:
- a CDS encoding ammonium transporter translates to MNGTDTGFVLISAALVMVMTPGLALFYGGMVRSKSVLNMLMMSFISLGIVSVLWVLYGHSLAFSGDSGGFIGNLDMIGLKGVDAASTTASFVTDENGKAHQIATFAFSLFQMLFAVITAALISGAIADRVKFGAWMIFIGLWVTAVYFPVAHWVWGGGWLASLDTPVIDFAGGTAVHINAGIAALAVVLVIGKRVGFKKDPMRPHNMPLVLLGTALLWFGWFGFNAGSELGVDGVTAQMAINTQVATGAAMLGWLIYERIRHGAFTTLGACSGAVAGLVAITPSGGNVNIFGALLIGVVAGAVCSWAVSLKYKLGYDDSLDVVGVHLVGGVLGTLMVGFLAIDGKGGWDQFLSQAIGAFSVMGYTFVVTYILAFAIQKTIGFRASEDDEISGIDQAAHAETAYDFSSAASSHMSATPSSVAATESKKVGA
- a CDS encoding P-II family nitrogen regulator, with the protein product MKLITAVVKPHRLDEIKEALQAFGVHGLTVTEASGYGRQRGHTEVYRGAEYTVDLVPKIRIEVLAEDDDAEQLIDVIVKAARTGKIGDGKVWSLPVETAVRVRTGERGPDAL
- a CDS encoding [protein-PII] uridylyltransferase, with the protein product MTSTDVRTDAEDSGPSGYAAARLRLLQEEAQSGPPRRSALAELTDDWLAGLFGAGAAESRGVSLVAVGGYGRGELSPRSDLDLLLLHDGSDGAAVAALADRIWYPVWDLGLALDHSVRTPAEARKTAGEDLKVQLGLLDARHIAGDLGLTAGLRTAVLADWRNQAPKRLPELQELCAERAERQGELQYLLEPDLKEARGGLRDATALRAVAASWLADAPREGLADARRRLLDVRDALHLATGRATDRLALQEQDQVAAELGLLDADTLLRQVYEAARVISYASDVTWREVGRVLRSRAVRPRLRAMLGGAKPAPERSPLAEGVVEQDGEVVLARAARPDRDPVLPLRAAAAAAQAGLPLSLHAVRRLAAAARPLPTPWPAEAREQLVTLLGSGRPTVDVWEALEAEGLITHLLPDWERVRCRPQRNAVHIWTVDRHLIETAVQASEMTRRVHRPDLLLVAALLHDIGKGWPGDHSVAGEIIAKDVAARIGFDREDVAVLSTLVRHHLLLVDTATRRDLEDPATVRSVADAVGSPGTLELLHALTESDALATGPAAWSSWRASLVSELVQRVDALFAGDAPQEPEPGEISAEQERLAIEAFRTGGPVLSLRAQTEAAPEEKDEKADPEPLGVELLIAVPDQAGVLPAVAGVLAMHRLTVRTAELRTFDLPDGVEGSVLLLNWRVAAEYGSLPQAARLRADLVRALDGSLDIAGRLAERDAAYPRRRGVVAPPPRVTVAAAASRHATVIEVRAQDAPGLLHRIGRALEDSHVRMRSAHVSTLGANAVDAFYVTGPKGAPLPGDEAASVARKLEETLRG
- the ffh gene encoding signal recognition particle protein, which translates into the protein MFDTLSDRLSATFKNLRGKGRLSEADIDATAREIRIALLEADVALPVVRGFIKNVKERALGAEVSKALNPAQQVLKIVNEELVRILGGETRRLRFAKNPPTVIMLAGLQGAGKTTLAGKLGRWLKEQGHSPLLVACDLQRPNAVNQLSVVAERAGVAVYAPEPGNGVGDPVKVAKDSIEFAKSKVHDIVVVDTAGRLGIDQEMMRQAADIRDAVSPDEILFVVDAMIGQDAVNTAEAFRDGVGFDGVVLSKLDGDARGGAALSIASVTGKPIMFASNGEKLDEFDAFHPDRMASRILDMGDLLTLIEQAEKTFSQEEAAKMASKLASKKGQDFTLDDFLAQMEQVRKMGSISKLLGMLPGMGQIKDQINNIDERDVDRTAAIIKSMTPAERQEPTIINGSRRARIAKGSGVEVSAVKSLVERFFEARKMMSRMAQGGGMPGMPGMPGMGGGPGRSKKQPKQAKGKQRSGNPMKRKQQEQEEAARRAAAAQGGALGLPGQQGAQDFELPDEFKKFMG
- a CDS encoding SAM-dependent methyltransferase, which translates into the protein MLVPLYEAVHRRLDVGTGTRLLGLGCGSGLALLMAASRGASVTGVDSGSPERTALARERLQPEGWGTRARVGTRVVDGVPEDAVRGPGDPPYNLVTAFEPIGCLAGDSEGLGELLAAATPLAERGAPVILAGWGPPERCTTSTVLRVATKLADPLRSAGSWRPALRDDLEEVAQRAGLKPDGSGRVACPFGYANVDNAVRGLLSTGLFDAAIRATDQAQVDKELTEALHPHRRRDGTVWMPNVFRYLIARTP
- the proS gene encoding proline--tRNA ligase yields the protein MAKAPVLTPRADDFPRWYQDLITKAELADNGPVRGTMVIRPYGYGLWERMQQEMDARIKETGTQNAYFPLLIPQSYLAREAEHVEGFAPELAVVTHGGGKDLEEPAVVRPTSEMIINDYFSKWVQSYRDLPLLINQWANVVRWELRPRLFLRTSEFLWQEGHTAHATYEEARDFAAHIHREVYEDFMVNVLAMDVVPGRKTVKERFAGAINTLTLEGMMGDGKALQMATSHELGQNFAKAFNTRYLSKEGKQELVWQTSWGSTTRMIGALVMMHGDDNGLRVPPRLAQVQAVVLAIKGDDAVLAKVRELGAQLKAAGIRVKVDDRTDIPFGRRAVDWELKGVPVRIEVGPRDLENGTAMLARRIPGGKEPVALDSLVHLLPTVFEEDQALLLKQSRERRESRTTEVSTLDEAIEAAAGGGWARIPWSRLGEDGETKLGEHAVTVRCLVAADGSVPDSYDAPGNVAVVARAY